One stretch of Eretmochelys imbricata isolate rEreImb1 chromosome 1, rEreImb1.hap1, whole genome shotgun sequence DNA includes these proteins:
- the LOC144259373 gene encoding endosome-associated-trafficking regulator 1-like, which yields MPRPLFPSGTLERACPQSQGLANEEEEEPICCYPHHPPPPPDHTKSLISPGDNHLEDPEGAIPFSLKGFVKTKTRGTAKEEESKNRMFAKKLARHNLGLEDDSLSPEALGLSLEFQEPFYKDLEMCDTLSDDEDDDWGGSYHHPALEKARKSRFDSMSPCSPHDSLYHNTARQLGIETFAPCLHPSNLYVSCTAHDKAPESCALHEESIGDREYPSLQLSYAELREENSMLRRKIKSIQSFSESQTRMVRNLERRLRASVVKEEKEAKGLESIVHQAERNLQGMTQRALKAESKAAKLKQEMSLLQVELESFKAENDVLRAGQSASLGAVQQNVDVALQNLCQVIANAHLSIKQLVSGTEMLHFVADLLKSIDKISEVKKEDDA from the coding sequence ATGCCACGGCCGCTTTTCCCCTCAGGAACATTGGAGAGGGCCTGTCCACAGTCCCAAGGCCTAGctaatgaggaggaggaggaacccaTATGCTGTTACCCGCATCACCCGCCACCTCCTCCAGACCATACTAAGAGCCTCATCAGCCCAGGGGACAATCATCTGGAAGATCCAGAGGGAGCCATTCCATTTTCCTTAAAGGGATTTGTAAAAACGAAAACTCGTGGCACAGCAAAAGAAGAAGAGTCGAAAAATAGAATGTTCGCAAAGAAATTGGCCAGACACAATCTAGGCCTTGAAGATGACTCCTTATCTCCAGAAGCACTGGGCTTGAGCTTGGAATTTCAGGAACCATTTTACAAAGACCTGGAGATGTGTGATACCTTATCAGATGATGAGGATGATGACTGGGGTGGGAGCTATCATCACCCTGCCCTTGAAAAAGCCCGTAAGTCCAGGTTTGACAGCATGTCACCTTGTAGCCCACACGATTCTTTATATCACAACACAGCCAGACAGTTGGGAATTGAGACATTTGCTCCCTGCCTCCATCCCAGCAACTTGTATGTTTCCTGCACAGCTCATGACAAGGCACCTGAAAGTTGTGCTCTTCATGAAGAATCCATAGGAGACAGGGAGTATCCATCTCTGCAGCTGAGCTATGCAGAACTCAGAGAGGAGAATTCCATGCTCAGGAGGAAGATCAAAAGTATCCAGAGCTTCTCAGAAAGTCAGACACGCATGGTGAGAAACCTGGAGAGAAGACTGAGAGCCAGTGTGGTCAAAGAGGAGAAAGAGGCTAAGGGTTTAGAATCCATTGTCCATCAGGCAGAACGGAATCTGCAGGGGATGACCCAACGGGCCCTGAAGGCAGAAAGTAAGGCTGCAAAGCTGAAGCAGGAGATGTCCCTTCTCCAGGTGGAGCTGGAGAGCTTCAAGGCAGAGAATGACGTGCTGCGTGCAGGCCAGTCTGCCAGCCTGGGGGCAGTGCAACAAAATGTAGACGTTGCCTTGCAGAATCTCTGCCAGGTTATAGCCAATGCACACTTGTCAATCAAACAGCTGGTCTCAGGAACGGAAATGCTGCATTTTGTGGCTGACCTCCTGAAATCCATAGACAAGATTTCTGAAGTCAAAAAGGAAGATGATGCATGA